A part of Capsicum annuum cultivar UCD-10X-F1 chromosome 6, UCD10Xv1.1, whole genome shotgun sequence genomic DNA contains:
- the LOC107873017 gene encoding NAD kinase 2, chloroplastic isoform X2 produces the protein MVVSGMATCFGYCPCHFQMGRTGILHLQFYHFNHPKISCVNGKLSYGYRRLKFVVTAELTNAFSVNIGLDSLASDTSQFPRIGPLPGDIAEIEAYCRIFRSAEQLHNSLMDTLCNPLTGECNVSYDVPSDDKPILEDKLVSVLGCMVCLLNKGREEVISGRSSIMNLFQDVDVHMMDDTLPPLAIFRGEMKRYCESLHVALENYLTPDDPRSIVVWQKLQRLKNVCYDSGFPRGEKNPSHALFANFNPVYLSTSKEETESATSEVAFWIGGQVTDEGLRWLLERGFKTIVDLRAEAVKDIFYEKVLDEAILSGDIELIKLPVEVGVSPSVEQVEKFAALVSDLNKKPIYLHSKEGIKRTSAMVSRWRKYITRYTPHVVASTYNVADTTENSSRDARGIEETFMSPSSEDGKSFNDEVNSASDNQDGSLPTGSDDINSAAEDIKHISEATDLGKNAGDEIVSSNPESTVLASNDGVASCINVNPLKNQLPPSNVFSRKHMSTYFKSRKVSPAAYFTYERKRLEVLSASKYNYKRVLKGNETTSIYNETRMMESEDVNGSSSDKHLITNPSTSASNTEMYASHNGSVTPILNGSGIGKVQTSIKNSGIVDARNKLEGIAASRVTTAESRNIVVATPSLEDNLEQIEGNMCASATGVVRVQSRRKAEMFLVRTDGHSCTREKVTESSLAFTHPSTQQQMLLWKSTPKTVLLLKKLGRELMEEAKEMTVLVEPEVHDIFARIPGFGFVQTFYSQDTSDLHERVDFVACLGGDGVILHASNIFRGAVPPVISFNLGSLGFLTSHPFEDYKKDLRQVIHGNNTLDGVYITLRMRLRCEIFRSGKAMPGKVFDVLNEVVVDRGSNPYLSKIECYEHERLITKVQGDGVIVATPTGSTAYSTAAGGSMVHPNVPCMLFTPICPHSLSFRPVILPDSARLELKIPEDARSNAWVSFDGKRRQQLSRGDSVRIYMSEHPLPTVNKSDQTGDWFHSLVRCLNWNERLDQKAL, from the exons ATGGTGGTAAGTGGTATGGCAACCTGTTTTGGTTATTGTCCCTGCCACTTCCAAATGGGTCGTACAGGAATCCTCCATCTTCAGTTTTACCACTTTAATCATCCAAAGATTTCTTGTGTGAATGGGAAATTGTCATATGGGTATCGTCGTCTTAAGTTTGTTGTTACTGCTGAACTAACCAATGCTTTCTCAGTCAACATTGGCTTGGATTCTCTG GCAAGTGATACTTCACAGTTTCCTCGGATTGGCCCCCTTCCTGGGGATATTGCAGAGATAGAGGCTTACTGTAGAATCTTCCGTTCTGCTGAACAACTTCATAATTCATTAATGGACACCCTATGCAATCCACTGACTGGAGAATGTAATGTCTCATATGATGTACCGTCAGATGATAAACCAATCCTGGAAGATAAACTGGTTTCTGTTCTAGGATGCATGGTATGTCTTCTAAACAAAGGAAGGGAGGAAGTAATTTCTGGGAGATCGTCGATTATGAACTTATTTCAAGATGTTGATGTGCATATGATGGATGATACGCTTCCTCCACTTGCTATTTTCAGAGGTGAAATGAAGAGGTACTGTGAGAGCTTGCATGTTGCTCTTGAAAACTATTTGACACCTGATGATCCTCGCAGCATTGTTGTGTGGCAAAAACTTCAAAGACTGAAGAATGTATGTTATGATTCTGGATTTCCTCGTGGTGAAAAGAACCCCAGCCATGCACTGTTTGCTAACTTTAATCCTGTTTACTTGTCAACATCAAAAGAAGAGACAGAGTCTGCAACTTCTGAGGTTGCTTTCTGGATAGGTGGCCAGGTAACTGATGAAGGTCTCAGATGGCTGTTGGAGAGAGGGTTCAAAACCATTGTAGATCTCAGAGCTGAGGCTGTAAAAGACATCTTCTATGAGAAAGTGCTAGATGAAGCCATATTGTCTGGGGATATTGAATTAATTAAACTACCTGTAGAAGTTGGTGTATCACCTTCAGTAGAGCAGGTTGAAAAGTTTGCAGCATTGGTCTCTGATTTAAACAAAAAACCCATATATCTCCATAGTAAAGAAGGAATTAAAAGGACATCAGCTATGGTCTCTAGATGGAGGAAATACATTACTCGCTACACACCACATGTTGTAGCCAGCACATATAATGTTGCGGACACGACTGAGAACTCATCACGTGATGCTAGAGGAATTGAAGAAACATTTATGTCACCTAGCTCCGAAGATGGTAAAAGCTTTAATGACGAAGTCAACTCTGCCTCTGATAATCAAGATGGGTCACTGCCTACGGGATCAGATGACATAAATTCTGCTGCGGAAGATATCAAACACATTTCTGAAGCTACGGATCTAGGCAAGAATGCAGGTGATgaaattgtttcatccaatccGGAAAGCACAGTGCTTGCATCCAATGATGGAGTAGCATCCTGCATCAATGTGAACCCACTCAAGAATCAGCTGCCTCCCTCTAATGTCTTCTCCAGAAAACACATGTCCACGTATTTCAAAAGTAGGAAGGTTTCACCAGCAGCATATTTTACTTATGAAAGGAAAAGATTGGAGGTGCTTTCTGCTTCAAAATATAACTACAAGAGAGTACTTAAAGGAAATGAAACCACAAGCATATACAATGAGACCAGAATGATGGAATCAGAAGATGTAAATGGTTCATCTTCTGATAAACACTTGATTACTAACCCTTCAACTTCCGCTTCGAATACAGAGATGTATGCTTCTCATAATGGGTCTGTGACTCCAATTTTGAATGGAAGCGGCATCGGTAAAGTGCAAACCTCGATAAAAAATTCTGGTATTGTTGATGCAAGAAATAAGTTAGAAGGTATCGCTGCCTCTAGAGTCACTACTGCGGAGAGTAGAAATATCGTGGTCGCCACACCTTCACTTGAAGATAACTTGGAGCAGATTGAAGGAAATATGTGTGCTTCTGCCACTGGTGTCGTAAGAGTGCAGTCAAGAAGGAAGGCAGAGATGTTCTTGGTTCGCACTGATGGGCATTCGTGCACCAGAGAAAAGGTAACAGAATCTTCCTTGGCCTTCACTCATCCTAGTACTCAGCAGCAGATGCTTTTGTGGAAATCCACACCAAAGACTGTATTGTTGTTGAAGAAGCTGGGACGCGAACTCATGGAAGAAGCTAAAGAG ATGACTGTTCTTGTTGAACCGGAGGTGCATGATATTTTTGCAAGAATCCCAGGCTTTGGGTTTGTTCAGACCTTCTATAGTCAAGATACCAG CGATCTTCACGAGAGGGTCGACTTTGTTGCATGTTTAGGAGGAGATGGTGTGATActccatgcatcaaatatattTCGAGGTGCTGTCCCGCCCGTCATCTCATTTAACCTAGGATCCCTTGGATTTCTCACTTCCCATCCA TTTGAAGATTATAAGAAGGATCTTAGACAAGTGATCCATGGAAACAACACTCTAGATGGTGTGTATATAACTCTAAGGATGCGTCTCCGATGTGAGATATTCCGTAGCGGGAAAGCAATGCCTGGAAAGGTGTTTGATGTCCTaaatgaagttgtagttgatcgtGGTTCTAATCCATACCTGTCCAAAATAGAGTGTTATGAACATGAACGCCTCATAACCAAG GTGCAAGGTGATGGGGTCATTGTGGCCACTCCAACCGGAAGCACAGCTTACTCAACAGCTGCTGGGGGTTCCATG GTGCATCCCAATGTTCCATGCATGCTCTTTACACCAATCTGTCCACATTCTCTCTCGTTTAGACCTGTCATACTTCCAGATTCTGCAAGACTAGAACTAAAG ATACCAGAGGATGCACGTAGCAATGCTTGGGTTTCTTTTGATGGGAAGAGAAGGCAACAACTCTCTAGAGGAGATTCTGTTCGCATATATATGAGCGAGCATCCACTACCTACAGTTAACAAGTCTGATCAGACAGGTGATTGGTTTCATAGCTTGGTTCGTTGTCTAAATTGGAACGAAAGACTAGACCAGAAAGCACTCTGA
- the LOC107873017 gene encoding NAD kinase 2, chloroplastic isoform X1: protein MVVSGMATCFGYCPCHFQMGRTGILHLQFYHFNHPKISCVNGKLSYGYRRLKFVVTAELTNAFSVNIGLDSLASDTSQFPRIGPLPGDIAEIEAYCRIFRSAEQLHNSLMDTLCNPLTGECNVSYDVPSDDKPILEDKLVSVLGCMVCLLNKGREEVISGRSSIMNLFQDVDVHMMDDTLPPLAIFRGEMKRYCESLHVALENYLTPDDPRSIVVWQKLQRLKNVCYDSGFPRGEKNPSHALFANFNPVYLSTSKEETESATSEVAFWIGGQVTDEGLRWLLERGFKTIVDLRAEAVKDIFYEKVLDEAILSGDIELIKLPVEVGVSPSVEQVEKFAALVSDLNKKPIYLHSKEGIKRTSAMVSRWRKYITRYTPHVVASTYNVADTTENSSRDARGIEETFMSPSSEDGKSFNDEVNSASDNQDGSLPTGSDDINSAAEDIKHISEATDLGKNAGDEIVSSNPESTVLASNDGVASCINVNPLKNQLPPSNVFSRKHMSTYFKSRKVSPAAYFTYERKRLEVLSASKYNYKRVLKGNETTSIYNETRMMESEDVNGSSSDKHLITNPSTSASNTEMYASHNGSVTPILNGSGIGKVQTSIKNSGIVDARNKLEGIAASRVTTAESRNIVVATPSLEDNLEQIEGNMCASATGVVRVQSRRKAEMFLVRTDGHSCTREKVTESSLAFTHPSTQQQMLLWKSTPKTVLLLKKLGRELMEEAKEVASFLYSQEKMTVLVEPEVHDIFARIPGFGFVQTFYSQDTSDLHERVDFVACLGGDGVILHASNIFRGAVPPVISFNLGSLGFLTSHPFEDYKKDLRQVIHGNNTLDGVYITLRMRLRCEIFRSGKAMPGKVFDVLNEVVVDRGSNPYLSKIECYEHERLITKVQGDGVIVATPTGSTAYSTAAGGSMVHPNVPCMLFTPICPHSLSFRPVILPDSARLELKIPEDARSNAWVSFDGKRRQQLSRGDSVRIYMSEHPLPTVNKSDQTGDWFHSLVRCLNWNERLDQKAL, encoded by the exons ATGGTGGTAAGTGGTATGGCAACCTGTTTTGGTTATTGTCCCTGCCACTTCCAAATGGGTCGTACAGGAATCCTCCATCTTCAGTTTTACCACTTTAATCATCCAAAGATTTCTTGTGTGAATGGGAAATTGTCATATGGGTATCGTCGTCTTAAGTTTGTTGTTACTGCTGAACTAACCAATGCTTTCTCAGTCAACATTGGCTTGGATTCTCTG GCAAGTGATACTTCACAGTTTCCTCGGATTGGCCCCCTTCCTGGGGATATTGCAGAGATAGAGGCTTACTGTAGAATCTTCCGTTCTGCTGAACAACTTCATAATTCATTAATGGACACCCTATGCAATCCACTGACTGGAGAATGTAATGTCTCATATGATGTACCGTCAGATGATAAACCAATCCTGGAAGATAAACTGGTTTCTGTTCTAGGATGCATGGTATGTCTTCTAAACAAAGGAAGGGAGGAAGTAATTTCTGGGAGATCGTCGATTATGAACTTATTTCAAGATGTTGATGTGCATATGATGGATGATACGCTTCCTCCACTTGCTATTTTCAGAGGTGAAATGAAGAGGTACTGTGAGAGCTTGCATGTTGCTCTTGAAAACTATTTGACACCTGATGATCCTCGCAGCATTGTTGTGTGGCAAAAACTTCAAAGACTGAAGAATGTATGTTATGATTCTGGATTTCCTCGTGGTGAAAAGAACCCCAGCCATGCACTGTTTGCTAACTTTAATCCTGTTTACTTGTCAACATCAAAAGAAGAGACAGAGTCTGCAACTTCTGAGGTTGCTTTCTGGATAGGTGGCCAGGTAACTGATGAAGGTCTCAGATGGCTGTTGGAGAGAGGGTTCAAAACCATTGTAGATCTCAGAGCTGAGGCTGTAAAAGACATCTTCTATGAGAAAGTGCTAGATGAAGCCATATTGTCTGGGGATATTGAATTAATTAAACTACCTGTAGAAGTTGGTGTATCACCTTCAGTAGAGCAGGTTGAAAAGTTTGCAGCATTGGTCTCTGATTTAAACAAAAAACCCATATATCTCCATAGTAAAGAAGGAATTAAAAGGACATCAGCTATGGTCTCTAGATGGAGGAAATACATTACTCGCTACACACCACATGTTGTAGCCAGCACATATAATGTTGCGGACACGACTGAGAACTCATCACGTGATGCTAGAGGAATTGAAGAAACATTTATGTCACCTAGCTCCGAAGATGGTAAAAGCTTTAATGACGAAGTCAACTCTGCCTCTGATAATCAAGATGGGTCACTGCCTACGGGATCAGATGACATAAATTCTGCTGCGGAAGATATCAAACACATTTCTGAAGCTACGGATCTAGGCAAGAATGCAGGTGATgaaattgtttcatccaatccGGAAAGCACAGTGCTTGCATCCAATGATGGAGTAGCATCCTGCATCAATGTGAACCCACTCAAGAATCAGCTGCCTCCCTCTAATGTCTTCTCCAGAAAACACATGTCCACGTATTTCAAAAGTAGGAAGGTTTCACCAGCAGCATATTTTACTTATGAAAGGAAAAGATTGGAGGTGCTTTCTGCTTCAAAATATAACTACAAGAGAGTACTTAAAGGAAATGAAACCACAAGCATATACAATGAGACCAGAATGATGGAATCAGAAGATGTAAATGGTTCATCTTCTGATAAACACTTGATTACTAACCCTTCAACTTCCGCTTCGAATACAGAGATGTATGCTTCTCATAATGGGTCTGTGACTCCAATTTTGAATGGAAGCGGCATCGGTAAAGTGCAAACCTCGATAAAAAATTCTGGTATTGTTGATGCAAGAAATAAGTTAGAAGGTATCGCTGCCTCTAGAGTCACTACTGCGGAGAGTAGAAATATCGTGGTCGCCACACCTTCACTTGAAGATAACTTGGAGCAGATTGAAGGAAATATGTGTGCTTCTGCCACTGGTGTCGTAAGAGTGCAGTCAAGAAGGAAGGCAGAGATGTTCTTGGTTCGCACTGATGGGCATTCGTGCACCAGAGAAAAGGTAACAGAATCTTCCTTGGCCTTCACTCATCCTAGTACTCAGCAGCAGATGCTTTTGTGGAAATCCACACCAAAGACTGTATTGTTGTTGAAGAAGCTGGGACGCGAACTCATGGAAGAAGCTAAAGAG GTTGCTTCTTTTTTGTATTCCCAAGAGAAGATGACTGTTCTTGTTGAACCGGAGGTGCATGATATTTTTGCAAGAATCCCAGGCTTTGGGTTTGTTCAGACCTTCTATAGTCAAGATACCAG CGATCTTCACGAGAGGGTCGACTTTGTTGCATGTTTAGGAGGAGATGGTGTGATActccatgcatcaaatatattTCGAGGTGCTGTCCCGCCCGTCATCTCATTTAACCTAGGATCCCTTGGATTTCTCACTTCCCATCCA TTTGAAGATTATAAGAAGGATCTTAGACAAGTGATCCATGGAAACAACACTCTAGATGGTGTGTATATAACTCTAAGGATGCGTCTCCGATGTGAGATATTCCGTAGCGGGAAAGCAATGCCTGGAAAGGTGTTTGATGTCCTaaatgaagttgtagttgatcgtGGTTCTAATCCATACCTGTCCAAAATAGAGTGTTATGAACATGAACGCCTCATAACCAAG GTGCAAGGTGATGGGGTCATTGTGGCCACTCCAACCGGAAGCACAGCTTACTCAACAGCTGCTGGGGGTTCCATG GTGCATCCCAATGTTCCATGCATGCTCTTTACACCAATCTGTCCACATTCTCTCTCGTTTAGACCTGTCATACTTCCAGATTCTGCAAGACTAGAACTAAAG ATACCAGAGGATGCACGTAGCAATGCTTGGGTTTCTTTTGATGGGAAGAGAAGGCAACAACTCTCTAGAGGAGATTCTGTTCGCATATATATGAGCGAGCATCCACTACCTACAGTTAACAAGTCTGATCAGACAGGTGATTGGTTTCATAGCTTGGTTCGTTGTCTAAATTGGAACGAAAGACTAGACCAGAAAGCACTCTGA